One genomic region from Bacillus aquiflavi encodes:
- a CDS encoding TipC family immunity protein, whose amino-acid sequence MKKIAYTIIILVVVLGGIYLFKANQIKNVFDEMYYAEVKTVLGGYTSTSFQNLKVLKNIPENLRANYLPNQNREIYNDASLNSNEGMSIFFDKKEKTIEVIGIEDYKNESLRFTYFYNLNSKKIIIKKIEKIRVYDDPTKESYSTRDPKEIEKFMKKHKMIKEELVNKKNISYMISC is encoded by the coding sequence ATGAAAAAAATCGCCTACACGATAATCATTTTAGTTGTTGTACTAGGGGGGATCTATTTGTTTAAAGCAAACCAAATAAAAAATGTATTTGATGAAATGTATTATGCTGAAGTGAAAACTGTGTTAGGAGGATATACATCTACTAGTTTCCAAAATTTAAAAGTATTAAAAAATATACCTGAAAACTTGAGAGCGAATTATTTACCAAATCAAAATAGAGAAATTTATAATGATGCATCTTTAAATAGCAATGAGGGGATGAGCATATTTTTTGATAAAAAAGAAAAGACAATTGAAGTTATAGGCATTGAAGATTACAAAAATGAATCATTAAGGTTTACCTATTTTTATAATCTTAATTCAAAAAAAATAATAATTAAAAAAATTGAAAAGATAAGGGTTTATGATGATCCCACTAAGGAGAGTTACAGCACAAGAGATCCAAAAGAAATAGAAAAGTTTATGAAAAAACATAAGATGATTAAAGAGGAATTAGTAAATAAAAAAAATATTTCTTATATGATAAGTTGTTGA
- a CDS encoding TipC family immunity protein has translation MSIFFDKKKKKTIEVIGIEDYKNESLRFTYFYNLNSKKIIIKKNEMIRVYDDPTKESYSTSDPKEIEKFMKKHKMTKEELVNKKKYFLYDKLLTDWFTYNPKSKFSLEDLGEIYVEEK, from the coding sequence ATGAGCATATTTTTTGATAAAAAAAAAAAAAAGACAATTGAAGTTATAGGCATTGAAGATTACAAAAATGAATCATTAAGGTTTACCTATTTTTATAATCTTAATTCAAAAAAAATAATAATTAAAAAAAATGAAATGATAAGGGTTTATGATGATCCCACTAAGGAGAGTTACAGCACAAGCGATCCAAAAGAAATAGAAAAGTTTATGAAAAAACATAAGATGACTAAAGAGGAATTAGTAAATAAAAAAAAATATTTCTTATATGATAAGTTGTTGACAGATTGGTTTACATATAACCCAAAAAGCAAATTTTCTCTTGAAGACTTAGGTGAAATATATGTAGAAGAGAAATGA
- a CDS encoding T7SS effector LXG polymorphic toxin: MGLRVAMSEMHQQINDINKILQSKNNAAYRLLTAIETFSNDSLLKGRSYEVAKEYMRDVYLPLIKGIIRANEEIIEGNKFLISRFQAQVDPSPSAIIDTDKLHEMLLKINTFEGRLNSLKEDNFHLFKNVQEQIFETKKMVATIQRLYAFNSNNASLHMKAQSILANIEVGLHMISQGTWDDFAHSFKYKLTDMKWAKSIHNEWEYKNLTAEEEFDKHLQEEFGFGEEEVKLMNKLQEKLKERFPYASSEELDWYFTRLIGGFSYGGSESSSGDHFKWNATAGDPYTVLPQFRFDEKDFFTIFLGFSEDEYKLLRYKVRVQNQIVSLPKENSLVFLEKNNRINMYKASLEDAIGKELTDTEFKIYWNEQYNRMVTKGDFAHQQITTATMLNNRFVLTDMKIFGLGIGKEKKEDLAGWLGDATIGEPPSFGKDDYIADLDAENIYYLIKEKQLSYQAAVNKYYKEVGIKYTRAELFTKHTTVENVKKQIFAELKVSNLDELKSKAPDSYRFIRSLEENMNEMGEFK, translated from the coding sequence ATGGGACTTAGAGTAGCGATGTCAGAAATGCATCAACAAATTAATGATATAAACAAAATTCTCCAAAGTAAAAATAACGCAGCCTATAGACTTTTAACAGCCATTGAAACATTTAGCAATGATTCGCTCCTTAAAGGGAGATCCTATGAAGTTGCTAAAGAATACATGCGGGATGTATACCTTCCGCTAATCAAAGGAATTATCCGTGCCAATGAAGAGATTATCGAGGGAAATAAATTTTTAATTAGTCGATTCCAAGCACAAGTAGATCCTTCACCGTCCGCTATCATTGATACGGATAAACTGCACGAAATGCTACTAAAAATAAATACTTTTGAAGGTAGATTAAATAGTTTAAAAGAAGATAACTTTCATTTATTTAAGAATGTTCAAGAGCAAATTTTTGAGACGAAAAAGATGGTCGCTACGATCCAACGTTTGTATGCTTTTAACTCTAATAATGCGAGTCTCCATATGAAAGCTCAATCTATTTTAGCTAATATTGAAGTTGGTTTACATATGATTAGTCAAGGTACATGGGATGACTTTGCACATAGTTTCAAATATAAATTAACGGATATGAAATGGGCAAAATCGATTCATAATGAGTGGGAGTATAAGAATTTAACTGCAGAAGAAGAATTCGATAAACACCTTCAAGAAGAATTTGGTTTCGGTGAAGAAGAGGTTAAACTCATGAATAAACTACAAGAGAAATTAAAAGAAAGGTTCCCTTATGCTTCATCAGAAGAACTTGACTGGTATTTTACACGATTAATTGGCGGATTTAGTTATGGAGGAAGTGAGAGTTCAAGCGGTGATCATTTTAAATGGAACGCGACCGCTGGGGATCCGTATACGGTCTTGCCTCAATTTCGTTTTGATGAAAAAGATTTTTTTACAATTTTTTTAGGCTTTTCTGAAGACGAATATAAACTGTTAAGATATAAAGTTCGCGTGCAGAACCAGATTGTTTCATTACCTAAAGAGAATAGTTTAGTCTTTTTAGAAAAGAATAATAGAATTAATATGTACAAAGCAAGTTTAGAAGATGCTATAGGTAAAGAGTTAACAGATACAGAATTTAAAATATATTGGAATGAACAATATAACAGAATGGTAACTAAAGGGGATTTCGCCCATCAGCAAATTACTACCGCAACAATGCTTAATAATCGATTCGTTTTAACTGATATGAAGATTTTCGGATTAGGGATCGGAAAGGAGAAAAAGGAAGATTTAGCTGGTTGGTTGGGCGATGCAACTATAGGAGAGCCGCCAAGCTTTGGAAAAGATGACTATATCGCAGATTTAGATGCCGAAAATATATACTATTTAATAAAGGAAAAACAGCTATCTTATCAAGCCGCTGTAAATAAATATTATAAAGAAGTCGGAATAAAGTATACACGTGCTGAATTATTTACGAAACATACAACCGTAGAGAACGTGAAAAAGCAAATTTTTGCCGAACTTAAAGTTTCCAACTTAGATGAATTAAAATCTAAGGCACCAGATTCGTATCGTTTTATTCGCAGTCTTGAAGAAAATATGAACGAAATGGGAGAATTCAAATGA
- a CDS encoding DUF3958 family protein, with translation MGKKDRHEKKLQVYNELQKNEEERLEVIKEIEKNELAFDEFHDVMLKGKQLLDELSHFWRGVEASAFLNDTEDTLFETTREAEKAFQEERECLENEKKILYEQELALNKQYAQLRANKEAL, from the coding sequence ATGGGTAAAAAAGATCGGCATGAAAAAAAGCTGCAAGTATATAATGAATTACAAAAAAATGAAGAAGAACGGTTAGAAGTCATAAAAGAAATTGAGAAAAATGAATTAGCATTTGATGAATTTCATGATGTAATGTTAAAAGGAAAACAGCTTTTAGATGAACTCAGTCATTTTTGGCGGGGGGTAGAAGCTTCTGCTTTTCTAAATGATACGGAAGATACACTATTTGAAACAACGAGAGAGGCGGAAAAAGCATTTCAAGAAGAAAGAGAGTGCTTAGAAAACGAAAAGAAAATCCTTTATGAACAGGAATTAGCTTTAAACAAACAATATGCACAGCTTCGTGCAAATAAGGAGGCGTTATAA
- a CDS encoding TIGR04197 family type VII secretion effector, with protein sequence MGEIRSDQTIVQQYINEIKNKKNALSHTSSVATMSGFTNITPNDYMKKKAFPITLLYTDMISSYLVSDLERILSIAKSFEKHDHMQAMAIAYKVNKNG encoded by the coding sequence ATGGGTGAGATAAGATCAGATCAAACGATTGTTCAGCAGTACATAAATGAGATAAAAAATAAAAAGAATGCTTTAAGCCATACAAGTTCAGTGGCAACTATGTCGGGATTTACAAATATTACTCCTAACGATTATATGAAAAAAAAAGCTTTTCCAATTACGTTATTATATACAGATATGATCTCTAGCTATTTAGTAAGTGATCTCGAACGGATTTTATCTATCGCGAAAAGCTTTGAAAAGCATGACCACATGCAAGCAATGGCTATTGCCTATAAGGTGAATAAAAATGGGTAA
- a CDS encoding adenine phosphoribosyltransferase, with the protein MDLKKYVTIVPDWPKPGIKFKDITTLMDNGEAYKYATDQIVKYANEVKADIIVGPEARGFIIGCPVAYALGVGFAPVRKEGKLPRETIKVEYGLEYGKDVLTIHKDAIKPGQRVLVIDDLLATGGTIEATIKLVEELGGIVAGIAFLIELTYLEGRNKLEGYDVLTLMKY; encoded by the coding sequence ATGGATTTAAAAAAATATGTTACCATTGTCCCTGATTGGCCCAAGCCTGGCATTAAATTTAAAGATATAACGACATTAATGGATAATGGTGAGGCATATAAATATGCAACTGATCAAATTGTAAAATATGCCAATGAAGTAAAAGCAGACATTATTGTAGGTCCAGAAGCACGGGGGTTTATTATTGGATGCCCAGTTGCCTATGCATTAGGAGTAGGATTTGCTCCAGTACGAAAAGAAGGAAAACTTCCGCGTGAGACAATAAAAGTAGAATACGGACTTGAATATGGGAAGGACGTATTAACAATTCATAAGGATGCAATTAAGCCAGGTCAAAGGGTTTTAGTTATTGATGATCTTCTTGCTACGGGAGGAACGATTGAAGCAACAATTAAGCTTGTAGAGGAACTTGGCGGAATTGTTGCCGGTATAGCCTTTTTAATCGAATTAACTTATCTTGAAGGTCGAAATAAGCTTGAAGGTTACGATGTGTTAACATTAATGAAATATTAA
- the recJ gene encoding single-stranded-DNA-specific exonuclease RecJ — protein sequence MLRSKTRWSVRQADQNKVQELVNELNITPLVASLLVNRGIDTVESARFFLCEENQTFHDPFLFKDMSIAVERIKLAIQLQESILIYGDYDADGVCSTSIMMLTLQELGANVRYYIPNRFTEGYGPNEAAFKKAAKAGVTLIITVDTGIAALNEANIAKELGIDLIITDHHEPGPALPNAYAIIHPKLKDSYYPFTELAGVGVAMKLAHALYGQVPTHLLDIAAIGTVADLVSLQGENRLITKLGIEKLRTTNRIGLKALFKKAQIEQITINEETIGFALAPRINAVGRLDQADPAVNLLLTEDPLEGEQLANKIEQWNIDRQTLVNKITEEAVQIVEEHHHLDENPVLVIEKEGWNSGVIGIVASRLTERFYRPTIVLSIDSETGLAKGSARSIAGFDLFKNLSSCKDILPHFGGHQMAAGMTLKSEDISELKNRLHHLAKKQLTAKDFTPITELDAKVFIEDINIDTILQVFKLAPFGMDNPKPKILIEDVSIASIRKIGADKNHLKVHFEENGITLDAVGFRMGHLYEHISPSSKLSAIGEVSINEWNNIRKPQLFLHDLAVTTWQLFDLRGIKRFEKLVEVIPNENRKWIVFQQNTMDKLKLNSNEEICLIRSTAEAAALQLKGINAVLVDLPIEKELLHHLIMGKTLERIYVHFYKASSDFFSTIPTREHFKWYYAFLAKKGPFDLNKFGDELAKYRGWSHETVDFMSQVFFDLNFAKINNGFISLTNTVKKRDLTESPTYKRKQAQIALEKDLLYSSYNQLKNWFDVHSQEPVKNEEAAKEWI from the coding sequence GTGTTAAGATCAAAAACTAGATGGAGTGTTCGACAAGCTGATCAAAATAAAGTACAAGAACTTGTTAACGAATTAAACATAACACCTCTTGTTGCTTCATTACTCGTCAATCGAGGAATAGATACCGTTGAGTCTGCACGGTTTTTTTTATGTGAAGAAAATCAAACATTTCATGATCCTTTTCTATTTAAAGATATGAGCATCGCAGTTGAACGGATAAAATTAGCAATTCAATTGCAGGAATCTATTTTAATTTATGGTGATTATGATGCTGATGGGGTTTGCAGCACATCTATTATGATGCTCACTCTTCAGGAATTAGGGGCAAATGTACGGTACTACATACCAAATCGATTTACTGAAGGCTATGGCCCAAATGAAGCTGCTTTTAAGAAAGCTGCAAAAGCAGGGGTAACTTTAATCATTACAGTTGACACGGGAATCGCAGCTCTTAATGAGGCAAACATTGCTAAAGAGCTAGGAATTGATTTAATTATTACTGATCACCATGAGCCTGGGCCTGCTCTACCAAATGCATATGCGATTATCCATCCAAAACTAAAAGATAGCTATTATCCTTTTACAGAGTTGGCCGGAGTTGGTGTAGCAATGAAGTTAGCTCATGCACTATATGGTCAAGTTCCGACCCACCTTCTTGATATTGCCGCGATCGGCACAGTCGCTGATCTTGTGTCATTGCAAGGGGAGAATCGCTTAATAACTAAATTAGGAATTGAAAAATTAAGAACGACTAACAGGATAGGTCTTAAAGCACTATTTAAAAAAGCACAAATCGAGCAAATAACTATTAATGAGGAGACAATCGGTTTTGCATTAGCCCCAAGAATCAATGCAGTCGGCAGGTTAGACCAAGCTGATCCAGCAGTAAATTTACTATTAACGGAAGATCCTCTCGAAGGAGAACAGCTAGCAAATAAAATTGAACAATGGAATATAGACAGACAAACACTCGTAAATAAAATAACAGAAGAAGCAGTACAAATTGTTGAGGAGCATCATCATTTAGACGAAAATCCCGTCCTCGTCATTGAAAAAGAAGGATGGAACTCTGGTGTAATTGGTATAGTAGCTTCTAGGCTAACCGAGCGCTTCTATCGCCCGACAATTGTGTTAAGTATTGATTCCGAAACTGGATTGGCTAAAGGTTCTGCTCGAAGTATTGCTGGCTTTGATTTATTTAAAAATTTATCATCATGTAAAGATATTCTTCCTCACTTTGGAGGCCATCAAATGGCAGCAGGGATGACATTAAAAAGTGAGGATATTTCTGAGCTTAAAAACCGCTTACATCATCTTGCTAAAAAACAGTTAACTGCTAAAGATTTTACACCGATTACTGAGCTTGATGCAAAAGTTTTTATAGAAGATATTAACATAGACACGATTTTGCAAGTTTTTAAGCTAGCTCCATTTGGTATGGACAACCCAAAGCCGAAAATATTAATAGAGGATGTTAGTATTGCGTCAATTAGAAAAATAGGTGCTGATAAAAATCACTTAAAAGTTCATTTTGAGGAAAACGGTATTACTTTAGATGCAGTTGGTTTTAGAATGGGTCATTTATATGAACATATTTCACCGTCTTCAAAACTATCGGCTATTGGAGAAGTTTCGATTAATGAATGGAATAATATTCGTAAACCGCAACTTTTTTTACATGATTTGGCCGTTACGACATGGCAATTATTTGATTTACGCGGTATAAAAAGATTTGAAAAGCTCGTTGAAGTGATCCCAAATGAAAATCGAAAATGGATCGTTTTTCAACAAAACACAATGGACAAGCTTAAATTAAATTCTAACGAGGAAATTTGTTTGATCCGATCAACTGCTGAAGCGGCTGCATTACAGCTTAAAGGGATAAATGCTGTATTAGTCGACTTGCCGATAGAAAAAGAGTTATTGCATCATTTAATAATGGGAAAAACACTAGAGAGAATTTATGTTCACTTTTATAAAGCAAGCAGTGACTTTTTTAGTACAATACCGACAAGGGAACATTTTAAATGGTATTATGCTTTTTTGGCGAAAAAAGGACCGTTTGATTTAAATAAATTTGGTGATGAACTTGCAAAATATCGGGGCTGGTCACATGAAACAGTTGATTTTATGTCACAGGTGTTTTTTGATTTAAATTTTGCTAAAATAAACAATGGATTTATTTCTTTAACAAATACGGTTAAAAAACGAGATTTAACAGAATCTCCAACATATAAAAGAAAGCAAGCACAAATTGCTCTTGAAAAAGATTTACTATATTCTTCGTACAACCAACTTAAAAACTGGTTTGACGTACATTCACAAGAGCCTGTGAAAAATGAGGAGGCAGCAAAAGAATGGATTTAA
- a CDS encoding group II intron maturase-specific domain-containing protein, producing the protein MNHERIKIRYGKFQRKLKQLTKRNQGISLNNRIMKLRQVIYGWVNYFKIAKLKKILTTTDAKLRSRLRVIIWKQWKSNKKRIQSLIQLGIPEEEAKGLTYCRKGYRYIGLSKVVQTALSINV; encoded by the coding sequence ATCAACCACGAGCGCATCAAGATTCGGTACGGAAAATTCCAAAGAAAGCTAAAACAGCTAACGAAACGCAACCAAGGAATCTCCCTAAATAACAGGATAATGAAATTAAGACAAGTTATTTACGGATGGGTGAACTACTTTAAAATCGCGAAGTTGAAAAAGATACTCACCACTACTGATGCGAAATTGCGCTCTAGGTTACGAGTCATCATTTGGAAACAATGGAAAAGTAATAAGAAGCGAATCCAATCACTTATTCAATTGGGTATACCTGAAGAAGAAGCCAAAGGACTGACCTATTGCCGAAAAGGATATCGGTACATAGGGCTATCGAAAGTTGTTCAAACAGCATTATCAATAAACGTCTAA
- the secDF gene encoding protein translocase subunit SecDF: MVKRGRIIAFFLIIILIGSTMGLTTNNILSNIKLGLDLQGGFEVLYEVKPIDKDQKIDKDMLTSTAEALNKRINVLGVSEPNIQIEGENRIRVQLAGVDDQNKAREMLSTEAHLSFRDVNDNKKLDGSDLVEGGATQTFDENGRPSVSLKLKSADKFREVTEEIMNMGSPNNLLVIWLDFEEGKDSYANEAVKEDPKFLSAPQVSNVFNDDTVSIVGSFTMEEATTLANLLNAGALPVQLDEVYSTSVGAQFGEQAMEKTILGGLIGIAFIFLFMIAYYRFPGLIATITLSIYIYLILLIFDWMNGVLTLPGIAALILGVGMAVDANILTYERIKEEIKVGKSIKSSYKAGNKNSFSSILDANLTTILAAVVLFIYGNSSVKGFATMLIVSILVSFLTAVYGSRFLLGLWVNSKIFNKKPQWFGVKKKDIKDIAESYDTLDLPTKFDKFDFVKHRKKFFTLSGVLILIGVITLFTFRLNLGIDFASGTRVEILSSEPLATATIKSDLENLKLDIDASDIVVSGNNDEIGVVRFIGVLSKDEIALIKSELKERYGNEPGVSTVSPTVGKELAKNAFIAVLIASLGIILYVTIRFELAMAIPAVLALLHDAFFIIALFSITRMEVDLTFIAAVLTIVGYSINDTIVTFDRMRENMQKKKRLKTFSDLAEVVNKSLRQTLTRSINTGLTVIVAVIALLIFGSESIRNFSFALLVGLIAGTYSSLFIAAQLWVVWKNKELKKKGILKTYKEKRKNSSQPQV, from the coding sequence ATGGTAAAACGAGGTCGCATTATTGCCTTTTTTCTGATCATCATTTTAATCGGAAGTACAATGGGCTTAACAACGAATAATATTTTAAGCAATATCAAGCTTGGCTTGGACCTCCAAGGCGGTTTTGAGGTTTTATATGAAGTAAAGCCAATTGATAAAGACCAAAAAATTGACAAAGATATGCTTACTAGTACCGCTGAAGCTTTAAATAAGCGGATTAATGTACTAGGGGTGAGCGAGCCTAACATCCAAATTGAAGGAGAAAATCGAATTCGTGTGCAGCTAGCTGGAGTTGATGATCAAAATAAAGCGAGGGAAATGCTTTCTACAGAAGCACACCTTTCATTTAGGGATGTTAATGATAACAAAAAATTAGATGGATCTGACTTAGTTGAAGGTGGTGCAACCCAAACCTTTGATGAGAATGGAAGACCAAGTGTTTCTTTAAAATTAAAAAGCGCTGATAAATTTCGTGAAGTAACAGAAGAAATTATGAACATGGGCTCGCCGAACAACCTCCTTGTTATTTGGCTGGACTTTGAGGAGGGAAAAGATTCATACGCGAATGAGGCTGTAAAGGAAGATCCCAAATTCTTATCCGCTCCACAAGTATCAAACGTATTTAATGATGATACTGTTTCAATTGTTGGTAGTTTTACTATGGAAGAAGCGACTACTTTAGCAAATCTTTTAAATGCTGGCGCTCTCCCTGTCCAACTTGACGAAGTATATTCTACATCTGTTGGAGCACAATTTGGGGAACAAGCAATGGAAAAGACTATTTTAGGCGGATTAATTGGTATTGCTTTTATTTTCCTCTTTATGATTGCTTATTACCGTTTCCCGGGATTGATTGCTACGATCACGTTATCTATTTATATTTATTTAATTTTACTAATCTTTGATTGGATGAATGGTGTCTTAACATTGCCTGGAATAGCTGCTCTTATTCTCGGTGTGGGAATGGCAGTAGATGCCAACATATTAACATACGAACGAATAAAAGAAGAAATTAAAGTAGGAAAATCAATAAAGTCTTCATACAAAGCGGGGAATAAAAATTCCTTTTCAAGTATTTTAGATGCAAACCTTACAACTATTTTAGCTGCCGTTGTGTTGTTTATATATGGGAACAGCTCAGTAAAAGGTTTTGCAACGATGTTGATTGTCAGTATTTTAGTCAGCTTTCTAACAGCAGTTTACGGTTCAAGATTTTTGTTAGGACTCTGGGTAAATAGTAAAATCTTTAATAAAAAGCCACAATGGTTCGGGGTAAAGAAAAAAGATATTAAAGATATTGCAGAAAGTTATGATACTTTAGATCTGCCAACAAAATTTGATAAATTCGATTTTGTGAAGCATCGGAAAAAATTCTTCACTTTATCAGGCGTATTAATTTTAATAGGTGTCATCACATTATTTACATTTCGCCTAAATTTAGGAATCGACTTTGCGAGTGGAACTCGGGTTGAAATTCTTTCATCAGAACCATTAGCAACAGCAACAATTAAATCTGACTTAGAAAATTTAAAGCTGGATATAGATGCAAGTGATATCGTTGTATCTGGAAACAACGATGAAATAGGAGTTGTGCGTTTTATAGGGGTACTGTCAAAAGACGAAATTGCTTTAATAAAATCCGAGTTAAAAGAAAGGTATGGGAATGAGCCAGGTGTAAGTACAGTTTCACCTACTGTTGGGAAAGAGCTGGCAAAAAATGCGTTTATTGCTGTCTTAATTGCGTCACTAGGGATTATTTTATATGTAACGATTCGCTTTGAACTTGCGATGGCAATACCTGCAGTCCTCGCATTACTACATGATGCGTTCTTTATTATCGCATTATTTAGTATTACGCGGATGGAGGTTGATTTAACATTCATTGCTGCTGTTTTAACAATCGTTGGATATTCAATTAATGATACGATCGTAACTTTTGATCGGATGCGGGAAAATATGCAAAAGAAAAAACGTTTAAAAACATTTTCAGATCTTGCTGAAGTTGTAAATAAAAGCTTACGGCAGACGTTAACTAGATCTATTAATACAGGACTAACCGTTATCGTAGCGGTAATTGCTTTATTGATTTTTGGAAGTGAGTCAATTCGAAACTTTTCTTTCGCCTTGCTTGTCGGATTAATTGCCGGAACATATTCATCATTATTTATTGCCGCACAACTATGGGTGGTTTGGAAAAATAAAGAGCTTAAGAAAAAAGGTATTTTGAAAACATATAAAGAAAAGCGCAAAAATTCATCACAACCTCAAGTATAA
- a CDS encoding post-transcriptional regulator, with amino-acid sequence MDSDHMYDRFRKQVQPAINSKIEEFALFGYETMTDEELWMFLQEKKWRKPKKDKRLYEIVQDIMSISVVEYMNYAMVEAYKDMDFILHNEKEREELLKD; translated from the coding sequence ATGGATAGTGACCATATGTACGACCGTTTTCGTAAACAAGTACAGCCTGCAATAAACTCAAAAATAGAGGAATTTGCTTTATTTGGATATGAAACGATGACTGATGAGGAGCTATGGATGTTTCTCCAAGAAAAAAAGTGGCGGAAACCGAAAAAGGACAAACGCCTTTATGAAATTGTTCAAGATATTATGTCAATTAGCGTTGTAGAATATATGAACTATGCTATGGTCGAGGCGTATAAAGATATGGATTTTATTTTACATAATGAGAAAGAACGAGAAGAATTACTTAAGGATTAA
- the spoVB gene encoding stage V sporulation protein B yields the protein MSKFLKGTLILLIAGLLTRILGFINRIVIARFIGEEGVGLYMMVFPTLMLVITITQLGLPVAISKRVAEAEAIGNFKKVKKILVVSLAATISLSIIFTPALMLLAPYLSKTLFTDPRTFYPLFAIAPITPIVAISSVIRGYFQGRQNMKPAATSQVLEQLVRIALIAVLTKAFIPYGIEYAAAAAMVASVFGEFASLLYLVTAFKLKKRFKLRKDFFQYVQAGKSTFSSLMSIALPTMGSRMIGSISWFFEPIVVAHGLAIAGVATAEATKQYGSLTGFALPLLMLPSFITHSLSTSLVPAISEANSRNDHSLIEYRLQQALRFVLLTGGIAIASLYILAEPLMKVMYGSTSGAQFIKLMAPFFLFSYLQAPLQATLQALDLARAAMINSLIGAVVKTAVIFLLASQSSFGINGAALGILIGIVLVTVLHFATILKRIYFSIYIPYYIKTFLVIILTGFIGKSVFKTIQIDALPLKVLATIITMACLYMFLLLLFRLIKKAELLRIPLIGNLLAKIVYWKR from the coding sequence GTGTCTAAGTTTTTAAAAGGGACATTAATTTTATTAATAGCAGGTTTGCTCACGAGAATATTAGGATTTATTAATCGAATTGTTATAGCGCGATTTATTGGGGAAGAAGGTGTTGGACTATATATGATGGTATTTCCGACACTTATGCTTGTCATTACAATCACACAGCTTGGTCTTCCCGTCGCCATTTCAAAACGCGTCGCCGAAGCTGAAGCGATAGGAAATTTTAAAAAAGTTAAAAAAATATTAGTTGTTTCTCTTGCTGCAACAATCTCGCTTTCAATTATTTTTACACCAGCGCTCATGTTATTGGCTCCATATTTATCAAAAACGTTATTTACAGATCCACGTACATTTTACCCGCTCTTCGCCATTGCACCAATTACGCCGATTGTAGCTATTTCATCGGTCATAAGAGGATACTTTCAAGGTAGGCAAAACATGAAACCAGCGGCAACTTCACAAGTGCTTGAACAACTTGTAAGAATTGCTTTAATTGCAGTATTAACAAAAGCATTCATACCATATGGAATTGAATATGCAGCAGCTGCAGCAATGGTTGCCTCAGTATTTGGCGAGTTTGCGTCCTTACTTTACTTAGTTACAGCATTTAAGCTTAAAAAACGGTTCAAATTGCGTAAAGATTTTTTTCAATATGTTCAAGCGGGAAAAAGTACGTTTTCTAGCTTAATGAGCATTGCTTTACCTACAATGGGAAGCCGAATGATCGGATCTATTTCTTGGTTTTTTGAACCAATTGTCGTTGCCCATGGTCTAGCAATAGCAGGCGTTGCAACTGCAGAAGCAACGAAGCAATACGGATCATTAACTGGATTTGCACTGCCGCTTTTAATGTTGCCGTCTTTTATCACCCATTCTTTATCTACATCTCTTGTTCCCGCAATAAGTGAAGCGAACTCAAGAAATGATCATTCTTTAATCGAATATCGATTACAACAAGCATTGCGTTTTGTTTTATTAACAGGCGGAATCGCAATCGCTAGTTTATACATTTTGGCCGAGCCTTTAATGAAAGTCATGTATGGTTCGACAAGCGGAGCACAATTTATAAAATTAATGGCACCATTTTTCTTATTTTCATATTTACAAGCCCCGTTGCAAGCAACTTTACAGGCTTTAGATTTAGCAAGAGCAGCAATGATTAATAGCCTTATTGGGGCGGTTGTGAAAACCGCAGTCATTTTTCTTTTAGCTAGTCAGTCAAGCTTTGGAATAAATGGAGCTGCATTAGGGATACTTATTGGGATTGTACTAGTAACAGTACTCCATTTTGCTACAATTTTAAAAAGGATTTATTTTTCTATTTATATTCCTTACTATATTAAAACATTTTTAGTCATCATATTAACCGGTTTCATAGGCAAATCGGTTTTTAAAACTATTCAAATAGATGCTCTTCCATTAAAAGTACTGGCAACTATTATAACAATGGCATGTTTGTATATGTTTCTCTTATTGTTATTTCGATTAATAAAAAAAGCAGAACTGTTACGAATTCCACTAATCGGAAATTTATTAGCTAAAATTGTATATTGGAAAAGATAA